A stretch of the Siniperca chuatsi isolate FFG_IHB_CAS linkage group LG24, ASM2008510v1, whole genome shotgun sequence genome encodes the following:
- the xirp2a gene encoding xin actin-binding repeat-containing protein 2 isoform X2: MATSKDTTLSAGSAARSGSDRPEYRAPSAEDQEAETVSVKERLAMYQAAVSKKEAGSSSSAAIMDESEACSLPGGLASVKRQFEKQEFASSSSQSSVTQIHFEQRSVQEMSSSSEVTVRSSAREVVPTTTLSHSQQEVIHDERVHHNNVAASYGNHYNETVMLVGGEDLPKVSTQALKQQYEKTIEEAAPAKEIKVDVDFNHFQWAPVNQSSKASAMTSYDTSSTLKTATASSVASASSVAYEMTDHFPPPPSNLPVLQEIPEYISSQQQEPASQNKHTVSKEQYFKHKSMAELKRLYKHIHPEVRKNLEADFLSQLTEAEKKKLESEEMMGDVQQACYMFENDGNSPSKCSSPDGEDLEWDEILKGEVQSMRWMFENKPLDTIKDETPDENEVRNIAQQEIIAGKDVRYTAWMFETQPMDALGTETPDSTERSQKSTDLARGDVRTATWLFETQPLDCLNKIYQEDEQETDAVSKDISGGDVKTARYLFETQHLDSLGKTETIAESHFLNLKSELEEIKGDVKTTTRMFETQPMCVIRGDLGEMLEITTIRREETEKGDVKTSRWMFETQPLDMINQDPAKVKLICGISMEDNIQGGVNKGTWLFETKTLDTIKDEEWENSRMQKEEIIGADVRKHCLVFETQPMDTLKDNANARPLPSEEIVGGDVRSAKHLFETVPMENLKELLEVGKLKKMVASEEEKGDVRHQKWLFESQPLENIREEKKEITRTVNIEALDKGDVTNYKERFESMDLSKCEGTQKIQVEGVTSGSVKSNRVLFESTPMYAMQDSSGHYHEVRTVRREEIVKGDVRSCRWMFETRPIDEFDESINKFQIIKGISKQEIESGDVKTAKWLFETQQLDAIKFFSNFEDEEHKTKEGIEIEKGDVKTCRWLFETQPMDVLYEKAEKSEVDVEEVQKGDVKTCTWLFETQTLDNIRDHTESESETILKTCTVKQEDIQGKDVRLARFLFETENLENITGEDSSSFRRVTEIDIQSGDVSRMKYIFENRSSDIMSSTSEETMQRLKTQQAEDIQRGNVVNCTWMFENQPIDVIRDDSTEMREIRTVTDVQGGDVDKGRFIFETYSLDQIKEESTETDISKLTSIFRDEIERGDVKNYTMMFETQPLYAICDKEGHYHEVTTVTKEEIMRGDVVGARWLFETKPLDSIRDSEEVYVIKAVTEEGINKGDVSSARWKFETQPLDEITEEIKVRSKTVADIQGGDVKTNMQRFETDELSQKYIRTVSVSEIQKGDVRSATWMFETRTIDEIRGEGAEYDGMERVIKEEVMKGDVKQSVWLFEKQPLDSIKETDGTELVVTKEEIPQADVKTTTWLFETTPFHEFNESSMEKKEIIGKSIKETLEELYCQKMVDSQGVLIEADEIGDVRMAKYKLMNQEAPQIQKEEIIRGDLSNIMMNLLNRRETTERGITVDKEERGNINTTVKQLFNQERGINVEKEEIIRGDIQEAISNLLKNEGSSKRGILIQEDEKGDVRMTIYSLLNKGERASMEKEDVIQGNVSRTLHRLLSNSGGEDSKKIRVGDTERGNVSFYSTCIESGALDYLKQLQFEPDEAQEEVEKERIIGGDIEETKILLRKNQQQIGRTVAEDDIVPGDVHSTVKVFMTEPTVGYRNLEKKDIVKGDLSAALDSLTQAINQKVVIEKEEVVKGDITTTLRSLEEAQHQAKEIEKPEIVRGDIRGALESLEKSATTNTEATVEDLVPGDIKGTLKSLEEAKQAMKEVEKEEIVKGDIHTAMQSLHEASSEKKIYQHQVSEQGDVKATIQLLLEPTTSPRMQRRGSIEGDVKTSIKSLYEGQETTLVEKEEVVRGDVQGAIQCLMQRKQYSNPKRMYPPKKAKVPVKNPLTVKQVEHECIQAKSESVAVNPAPAVKNLSQSGESQKHTQRHHESKSVKTQVITQEDHSVTVAKTDTTGASQQKSIKEQKQKALPPQKIQAPTPIMIKNKQMTNNDQTETKATDVNVMKEVQNTSQTNISNKQICETKTIKQVQTTMMQKTVMHKQNVMVSEQMSTSQKQTENKALTQKQNIKSMKSDYHNLDMRGKGVIKKMKPEIHFPPPPSSPPPPSESELSLPPPPSPVLESPASSTSQPSIMRQDSDLPPPPPPPPMECIKSEPEFFPPPPPPPPPPSVGGPDFLPPPPSQQELNAMPQPPPAKLGKPIGKPLFKVPKQPETQKQPIHVKPKWQKKQPTSPTPPPPPPPPPPPQLLPDQETTVSTDSEKEAKVQEVKKETTQQIKTSKQIQSELTAVSTTKISSIPALKPMQKESPQPPKKVSVPPIKLPPPPEPTPASKSRPYVRKFKTPLMLAEERFRQQRMEKEETERSKVTTPISPPIDISSSTASAELSTAQNIEKEVATETTKAKTKETKTVSKEVISAQDSPAKKAHSQIPLSKPLISVVNKKSAPGSSNVSLDKKHVASEHSSEKILASADVIKKSQTAPKNQTVSVSQSHCEASNIEVQSCSNVVTSSVTEQQQFIKKSSTRSATQSAVQENVNLQSQTAVTLKAEDIKNINVPLTQDGKMSPSQLTKIPKATPSFKVKTFKMPTEKKEEKCDSLGQKEAMKSKMHLQQEKCNVSQTSETKVNQESNQLTLARTEMKTEMKVKEKKSQVTPPIKEVEVEVHMKKGKQVQKNDTEVKLSPSVTVLMPKVAKITSAATHQGQGHVSVSHSQQSMKAEHIQRHEEVVVTESVVQQSLQRQEAAQMQKHQQQIKLQAAETNEMQIKAAKSKGESKDVSVKGTGKIAHKDEANSEKITDLEKCNVMQKLLAQIKELEGTPSKIDSNAVRMIISELPDWVMGLDEKKNLSEIAKQQSKKKLKEMMVYVKNIFQAKLTFLEEKLTAVEKQEKEKEPQAPPLVFPKPDKKVFSGATAKISKISIGSSKTEKKVVEEKRSLQESKVHQELSEVGNPKASSPLTSIRTPSPTFISIESRRIDSPLRVTPSPPPHKSVGTPPPPPRKSYTPTSTFSRATPSPTLSRSEKLMKLRDTTSKLSHSITPPPPMPVPEFFAAEREQSSPFSDRETLIERNQQGLVDIAEMVDSMMTVKDKKSFFEEAQKAEVTRAYIRRDPIDIPERLGPDTEEGTEAVAIDLLKEDLPRVDLSKLVNRFESPQPKVYTRKEPIVIAERLESDTEDAEADPHTPRTEEIPTFNVKAIKDVFETGEHSSQAARELREQIERREPESAYSEAVGHSEMTAVTEQFCSIDDFGNMTRETRSEMHSGESLTRGNPPSYADVVRGTVPTVAVPPEASTEELLRNFQQSWAESQGVFQNLGFSVTEQRTSQIVTHQQETVVTENSSSRVRTVQGVSEESVPHGIADCRQTKLP; encoded by the exons ATAATGGATGAGTCGGAGGCTTGTTCGCTGCCTGGTGGCCTGGCCAGCGTGAAGAGACAGTTTGAGAAACAGGAGTTTGCCTCTTCGTCCTCTCAGTCCAGCGTCACCCAGATCCATTTTGAGCAGAGATCTGTCCAG GAGATGTCGAGTTCCTCAGAGGTGACAGTGAGAAGCAGTGCCAGAGAGGTCGTCCCCACCACAACCCTCTCTCACAGTCAACAAGAG GTGATCCATGATGAAAGAGTCCACCATAACAATGTGGCCGCCAGTTACGGGAACCATTACAATGAAACAG TTATGCTCGTCGGAGGAGAGGACCTACCAAAGGTTTCCACTCAGGCTTTGAAGCAGCAGTATGAAAAAACGATTGAGGAAGCTGCACCAGCCAAGGAAATTAAG GTTGATGTGGATTTCAACCATTTTCAATGGGCACCAGTAAATCAGTCTTCAAAAGCTTCAGCCATGACAAGCTATGACACTTCCTCCACCTTAAAGACTGCCACTGCCTCATCAGTAGCGTCTGCCTCGTCAGTGGCTTATGAGATGACAGACCATTTCCCTCCCCCGCCCTCGAACCTGCCGGTATTACAGGAAATCCCTGAGTACATCTCTTCCCAGCAACAAGAGCCAGCCTCCCAAAATAAGCACACTGTTAGTAAGGAGCAGTACTTTAAACACAAGAGTATGGCTGAACTGAAGCGCCtctacaaacacattcatccaGAGGTCCGAAAGAACCTGGAAGCAGACTTCTTGAGTCAGCTTACTGaagcagaaaagaagaaattggAAAGCGAGGAAATGATGGGAGATGTCCAACAGGCATGCTATATGTTTGAAAATGACGGCAACAGCCCGAGTAAGTGTTCGAGCCCTGATGGAGAGGACCTGGAATGGGATGAGATCCTTAAAGGCGAAGTGCAGTCCATGCGCTGGATGTTCGAAAACAAGCCACTGGATACGATCAAAGATGAAACCCCAGATGAGAATGAGGTGAGGAATATTGCCCAGCAGGAAATCATTGCTGGCAAAGATGTCAGATACACAGCTTGGATGTTTGAGACTCAGCCCATGGATGCTCTGGGGACAGAGACTCCTGATTCAACTGAGCGGTCACAAAAATCAACCGATCTCGCACGAGGAGATGTCCGCACTGCTACATGGCTTTTTGAGACACAGCCACTCGATTGTCTGAATAAGATCTACCAAGAAGATGAGCAGGAGACAGATGCTGTCAGCAAAGACATCAGCGGCGGAGATGTGAAAACTGCTAGATATCTTTTTGAGACCCAGCATCTGGATTCCCTGGGTAAAACAGAAACCATTGCGGAGAGCCACTTCCTGAACCTGAAGTCTGAACTGGAAGAGATCAAAGGGGATGTGAAGACAACCACTCGTATGTTTGAGACCCAGCCCATGTGTGTGATCAGGGGAGATTTGGGAGAGATGCTGGAGATCACCACCATACGCAGGGAGGAGACTGAGAAAGGAGATGTCAAGACATCACGCTGGATGTTTGAAACCCAGCCCCTGGATATGATAAATCAAGACCCTGCAAAGGTAAAGCTGATATGTGGTATTTCCATGGAGGACAACATTCAAGGTGGTGTGAACAAAGGTACATGGCTTTTTGAAACAAAGACTCTTGACACTATTAAGGATGAGGAATGGGAGAATTCCAGGATGCAAAAGGAAGAAATAATTGGTGCTGATGTGAGGAAGCACTGTTTGGTTTTTGAAACTCAGCCTATGGATACTCTGAAAGACAATGCCAATGCCAGACCTTTACCTTCAGAGGAGATTGTAGGAGGTGATGTTCGATCAGCAAAACATCTGTTTGAAACAGTACCCATGGAAAATCTGAAAGAATTGCTCGAAGTGGGAAAACTTAAGAAAATGGTTGCATCTGAAGAAGAAAAGGGTGACGTGAGGCATCAGAAGTGGCTCTTTGAAAGCCAGCCATTGGAGAATataagggaggagaagaaggaaatTACAAGAACTGTGAACATTGAAGCTCTTGACAAAGGAGATGTGACAAACTATAAAGAAAGGTTTGAAAGTATGGATTTAAGTAAGTGTGAAGGAACACAGAAAATTCAAGTTGAAGGTGTCACAAGTGGATCCGTCAAATCCAACAGAGTTCTTTTTGAATCTACCCCTATGTATGCTATGCAAGACAGCTCAGGCCATTATCATGAGGTGAGGACTGTGAGACGTGAGGAGATTGTGAAGGGAGACGTGCGCAGCTGCAGATGGATGTTTGAAACACGTCCTATTGATGAGTTTGATGAAAGCATCAATAAGTTTCAGATCATAAAAGGTATATCCAAACAGGAGATCGAGTCAGGGGATGTCAAAACAGCCAAGTGGTTGTTTGAAACTCAACAGCTTGATGCTATTAAATTTTTCAGTAATTTTGAGGATGAAGAGCATAAAACTAAGGAAGGTATTGAAATTGAGAAAGGGGATGTTAAGACTTGTAGGTGGCTATTTGAGACTCAACCAATGGATGTTCTGTATGAAAAAGCGGAAAAAAGCGAGGTTGATGTTGAGGAAGTGCAAAAAGGTGATGTCAAAACATGCACTTGGCTCTTTGAGACCCAGACACTTGACAACATACGCGATCATACAGAGTCTGAGTCTGAGACCATTCTGAAAACCTGTACTGTAAAGCAAGAGGACATCCAAGGAAAAGATGTGCGACTGGCCCGCTTCCTCTTTGAAACCGAGAACCTCGAAAATATCACAGGTGAGGACAGCAGTTCTTTCAGGAGGGTTACGGAAATTGACATCCAGTCAGGCGATGTTTCCAGGATGAAGTACATCTTTGAGAATCGCTCCTCTGACATTATGAGCTCCACCTCTGAGGAAACAATGCAGAGGTTGAAAACGCAGCAGgctgaggacatccagaggggAAACGTGGTCAACTGTACCTGGATGTTTGAGAATCAGCCGATCGATGTCATCCGTGATGATTCCACTGAGATGAGGGAAATTCGCACTGTGACTGATGTTCAGGGAGGTGACGTTGACAAAGGCCGCTTCATTTTTGAGACATACTCACTGGATCAAATTAAAGAGGAATCCACTGAGACTGATATTTCAAAACTCACTAGTATCTTTAGAGATGAAATAGAGAGGGGAGATGTGAAAAATTACACCATGATGTTTGAAACTCAGCCACTGTATGCTATCTGTGACAAAGAGGGCCATTACCATGAAGTAACTACAGTTACCAAGGAAGAAATCATGAGAGGAGATGTGGTGGGGGCCCGATGGCTGTTTGAGACAAAGCCTCTGGATTCAATCAGAGATTCAGAGGAGGTCTATGTCATTAAAGCTGTGACTGAGGAAGGCATCAACAAAGGAGACGTTAGCTCTGCAAGGTGGAAGTTTGAAACGCAACCTCTGGATGAAATTACAGAGGAAATAAAAGTAAGATCGAAAACAGTTGCAGATATCCAAGGCGGTGATGTGAAGACAAACATGCAGCGTTTTGAGACTGACGAGTTGTCTCAAAAGTACATCAGAACTGTTAGCGTGAGTGAAATCCAAAAAGGCGATGTCAGATCTGCCACATGGATGTTTGAAACGCGCACAATTGATGAGATCCGCGGAGAAGGCGCCGAGTATGATGGCATGGAGAGAGTGATAAAAGAAGAAGTAATGAAAGGGGATGTCAAACAGTCTGTGTGGCTCTTTGAGAAGCAGCCCCTTGACAGTATCAAAGAGACTGATGGCACAGAGCTTGTTGTCACGAAGGAGGAAATCCCACAGGCCGATGTGAAGACGACAACATGGCTATTTGAAACCACTCCATTCCATGAATTCAACGAGAGCAGcatggaaaagaaagaaataataggTAAAAGCATCAAAGAGACACTTGAGGAGCTTTACTGTCAGAAAATGGTGGACTCACAAGGTGTCCTTATTGAGGCAGATGAAATCGGTGATGTCCGCATGGCAAAGTATAAACTCATGAACCAGGAGGCTCCACAAATCCAAAAAGAAGAGATTATCAGAGGGGATCTGAGCAACATAATGATGAACCTCCTGAACCGCAGGGAGACCACTGAAAGAGGGATAACTGTTGACAAGGAGGAGCGGGGCAACATCAACACCACAGTGAAGCAGCTATTCAACCAGGAAAGGGGAATCAATGTTGAGAAAGAGGAAATTATCCGCGGTGACATTCAAGAGGCCATAAGCAATCTGCTCAAGAACGAGGGCTCCTCCAAGCGTGGCATTCTGATTCAAGAAGATGAGAAAGGAGACGTGAGGATGACTATCTATTCCCTCTTGAATAAAGGGGAGAGGGCTAGCATGGAGAAAGAGGATGTCATTCAAGGTAACGTAAGCAGAACCCTTCATCGTCTTCTCTCCAACTCAGGAGGAGAAGACTCTAAAAAGATAAGGGTCGGAGACACGGAAAGGGGTAATGTCAGCTTTTACTCCACATGCATTGAGTCAGGAGCCTTGGATTACCTGAAGCAGCTTCAGTTCGAACCTGATGAAGCCCAGGAAGAGGTGGAAAAGGAGCGTATCATAGGTGGTGACATTGAAGAGACCAAAATCTTGCTGCGGAAGAATCAGCAGCAGATTGGTCGCACAGTGGCAGAGGATGATATAGTTCCTGGTGACGTACACAGTACTGTTAAAGTCTTTATGACAGAGCCTACTGTTGGCTACAGAAACCTAGAGAAAAAGGACATTGTTAAAGGTGACCTTAGTGCAGCACTGGATTCACTGACCCAAGCCATCAATCAGAAAGTGGTAATCGAGAAAGAGGAGGTGGTAAAGGGAGACATAACCACTACTTTGAGGTCTCTAGAGGAGGCCCAGCATCAAGCCAAAGAAATAGAAAAGCCCGAAATCGTCCGGGGAGACATCAGAGGTGCTCTTGAGTCACTGGAGAAATCTGCAACCACCAATACGGAAGCGACTGTTGAAGATTTAGTGCCAGGTGATATCAAAGGGACCCTGAAGTCCCTGGAGGAAGCAAAGCAAGCTATGAAAGAGGTTGAAAAAGAGGAGATTGTCAAAGGAGACATCCACACTGCCATGCAAAGTTTACACGAGGCATCGAGCGAGAAAAAGATATACCAGCATCAAGTGAGCGAACAAGGGGATGTTAAAGCCACTATCCAGCTCTTGCTAGAGCCAACAACGTCTCCTAGAATGCAGCGCAGGGGGAGCATTGAAGGAGATGTGAAAACATCCATAAAATCTCTTTATGAAGGACAGGAGACAACACTGGTGGAAAAAGAGGAGGTAGTAAGAGGGGATGTTCAAGGGGCAATTCAGTGTCTCATGCAAAGAAAACAGTATTCAAATCCAAAACGTATGTATCCCCCCAAGAAAGCAAAAGTGCCCGTGAAAAATCCATTAACTGTAAAGCAAGTGGAGCATGAATGCATACAAGCTAAGAGTGAGAGTGTAGCAGTCAATCCAGCCCCCGCTGTGAAAAACCTTTCTCAGAGCGGTGAgtcacagaagcacacacagaggcaccACGAAAGCAAATCTGTGAAAACACAGGTAATAACCCAAGAGGACCACTCTGTTACTGTAGCCAAAACAGACACTACTGGGGCCTCTCAACAGAAGAGCataaaagaacagaaacagaaagcacTCCCCCCACAGAAAATACAAGCTCCTACGCCTATTATGATAAAGAATAAACAAATGACTAATAATGATCAAACAGAGACTAAAGCAACTGATGTGAATGTGATGAAAGAGGTGCAAAACACATCACAgacaaatatttcaaacaagCAAATATGTGAAACAAAGACAATCAAACAGGTGCAGACTACAATGATGCAGAAAACTGTCATGCATAAGCAAAATGTAATGGTATCAGAGCAAATGTCAACATCTCAAAAGCAAACAGAGAATAAGGCTCTCACACAAAAGCAGAACATCAAAAGTATGAAGAGTGATTACCATAACCTTGACATGAGAGGGAAAGGTGTGATCAAAAAGATGAAGCCAGAGATTCacttcccccctcctccctcttcacCACCTCCACCCTCAGAGTCTgagctctccctccctccaccgCCATCGCCAGTGCTGGAGAGCCCAGCATCCTCCACATCCCAGCCTTCTATCATGAGGCAGGACAGCGACCtcccacctccaccacctccgCCTCCCATGGAATGCATAAAGTCTGAGCCTGAatttttccctcctcctccacctcctccacctccgccCTCTGTGGGTGGACCAGAttttcttcctccacctccctcaCAGCAAGAGCTCAATGCAATGCCCCAGCCTCCCCCTGCAAAACTGGGGAAACCCATCGGCAAGCCTTTATTCAAAGTGCCCAAGCAACCAGAAACACAGAAGCAGCCCATACATGTTAAACCCAAATGGCAGAAAAAGCAGCCAACTTCTCCAAcgcctccacctccacctccacctccacctccacctcagCTCCTTCCTGATCAAGAAACAACAGTGTCAACAGACTCTGAAAAAGAAGCTAAAGTTCAGGAGGTGAAAAAGGAAACAACCCAACAGATTAAAACAAGCAAGCAGATTCAGTCTGAATTAACAGCAGtgtcaacaacaaaaatatcaagCATCCCAGCTCTGAAACCAATGCAAAAAGAAAGTCCACAGCCACCTAAAAAAGTGTCTGTCCCTCCGATTAAACTGCCTCCACCTCCTGAACCCACTCCAGCGTCAAAGTCCAGACCTTATGTTCGCAAATTTAAAACTCCTCTCATGCTTGCAGAGGAAAGGTTTCGCCAACAAAGGAtggaaaaagaggaaacagagaggagTAAAGTCACAACTCCCATTTCGCCACCAATTGATATATCCTCCTCTACTGCCAGTGCTGAGCTTTCTACAGCACAGAACATTGAGAAAGAAGTGGCCACAGAAACGACAAAAGCAAAGACCAAAGAAACTAAGACTGTTTCCAAAGAAGTAATATCGGCACAAGATTCACCTGCCAAGAAAGCCCATTCCCAGATCCCTTTGAGCAAGCCATTGATCTCAGTGGTAAATAAGAAATCAGCCCCTGGATCTTCAAATGTGTCCTTAGATAAAAAGCATGTTGCCAGTGAGCACTCATCAGAAAAAATACTTGCCTCAGCTGATGTCATTAAAAAGAGTCAAACCGCACCCAAGAATcagactgtttctgtttctcagtCTCATTGTGAGGCCTCAAATATTGAAGTCCAGTCATGTTCAAATGTGGTCACTTCTTCAGTCacggagcagcagcagtttattAAGAAATCCAGCACCAGGTCTGCCACACAGAGTGCTGTCcaggaaaatgtaaatcttCAAAGCCAGACTGCGGTCACATTGAAAGCTGAAGATATAAAGAATATTAATGTGCCTCTGACACAGGATGGAAAAATGAGTCCCTCTCAACTCACTAAAATTCCAAAGGCAACTCCAAGTTTCAAGGTGAAAACCTTTAAGATGCcaacagagaagaaagaggagaaatgtgacAGTTTGGGACAAAAGGAAGCaatgaaaagtaaaatgcaTTTACAGCAAGAGAAATGTAACGTGTCACAGACAAGTGAAACAAAAGTGAATCAGGAAAGCAACCAGCTGACGTTAGCAAGAACCGAGATGAAAACCGAAATGAAAGTAAAGGagaagaaaagtcaggtgaCCCCACCTATAAAGGAAGTTGAAGTGGAGGTTCATATGAAAAAGGGAAAGCAGGTGCAAAAGAATGACACTGAAGTAAAGCTGTCACCATCAGTTACTGTTTTAATGCCTAAGGTAGCTAAGATAACATCTGCAGCAACTCATCAAGGACAAGGCCATGTATCTGTCTCCCACAGTCAGCAGAGCATGAAGGCAGAGCACATTCAAAGACACGAGGAGGTGGTTGTGACTGAGAGTGTGGTACAGCAAAGCCTTCAGAGGCAAGAGGCTGCACAGATGCAAAAGCATCAGCAGCAAATAAAGCTacaagcagcagaaacaaatgaaatgcagatAAAAGCAGCCAAGTCAAAAGGTGAGTCTAAGGATGTGTCTGTGAAAGGGACAGGCAAAATTGCCCATAAAGACGAAGCTAATTCAGAAAAAATCACAGATTTagagaaatgtaatgtaatgcagaAGCTGCTCGCTCAAATAAAAGAGCTTGAGGGCACACCAAGTAAAATAGACTCCAACGCTGTCAGGATGATTATAAGCGAACTCCCCGACTGGGTGATGGGCTtggatgaaaaaaagaatttaagTGAAATTGCTAAACAGCAAAGTAAGAAAAAGTTGAAAGAGATGATGGTCTAcgtgaaaaatatttttcaagcaaagcTCACATTTTTGGAGGAAAAGTTGACAGCCGtggaaaagcaggaaaaagaaaaagaaccgCAGGCACCACCGCTGGTGTTTCCAAAACCAGACAAGAAAGTCTTCAGTGGAGCAACTGCAAAGATATCAAAGATCAGTATCGGCTCatccaaaactgaaaaaaaggtggtggaggagaaaaGGTCACTTCAAGAGAGCAAAGTGCATCAGGAGCTGAGTGAAGTGGGTAATCCGAAAGCGTCCTCCCCGTTAACAAGCATCCGCACTCCATCACCCACTTTTATTAGTATTGAGTCAAGGAGGATAGACTCGCCACTCAGAGTGACCCCTTCTCCTCCGCCTCACAAATCAGTCGGGACACCCCCGCCTCCTCCTCGCAAGTCATACACACCCACATCTACCTTCAGCAGGGCCACACCGTCTCCCACCCTGAGCCGCTCCGAGAAGCTGATGAAACTGAGGGATACCACCTCGAAGCTTTCTCACAGCATTACCCCTCCGCCTCCCATGCCGGTGCCAGAGTTTTTTGCTGCTGAAAGAGAGCAATCATCCCCATTTAGCGACAGGGAGACCCTCATAGAGAGAAATCAGCAAGGATTGGTGGATATCGCAGAAATGGTGGACTCCATGATGACGGTGAAGGACAAAAAGTCTTTCTTTGAGGAGGCGCAGAAGGCTGAGGTGACCAGGGCGTACATTCGGAGAGATCCCATCGATATCCCTGAACGTTTGGGACCTGATACTGAGGAAGGCACAGAGGCTGTGGCTATAGACCTTCTGAAAGAGGATCTCCCAAGAGTTGACCTGTCTAAGCTGGTAAACAGATTTGAATCTCCACAACCAAAAGTCTACACCAGAAAAGAGCCTATTGTCATCGCGGAGAGGCTGGAGAGTGATACAGAGGATGCAGAGGCTGACCCACATACCCCAAGAACTGAAGAAATCCCAACATTCAACGTTAAAGCAATAAAGGATGTGTTTGAGACAGGAGAGCATAGTTCTCAGGCAGCCCGAGAGCTAAGAGAACAAATAGAAAGAAGAGAACCTGAATCAGCCTATTCTGAGGCGGTGGGTCACTCTGAAATGACAGCAGTCACTGAGCAATTCTGCAGCATTGACGACTTCGGAAACATGACAAGGGAGACAAGGAGTGAGATGCATTCTGGGGAATCCTTGACCCGTGGTAACCCTCCATCCTACGCTGACGTGGTGAGAGGCACAGTTCCAACGGTTGCCGTGCCCCCTGAGGCCTCCACCGAGGAACTCCTGAGAAACTTCCAGCAGTCGTGGGCTGAGAGCCAAGGAGTTTTCCAGAACCTGGGTTTCAGTGTCACGGAGCAGAGGACTTCGCAGATTGTAACGCACCAGCAGGAGACTGTCGTGACGG AAAATTCGAGTTCCAGAGTCCGAACTGTGCAGGGTGTGTCGGAAGAGAGTGTACCCCATGGAATCGCTGATTGCCGACAAACAAAACTTCCATAA